The following proteins are encoded in a genomic region of Cricetulus griseus strain 17A/GY chromosome 7, alternate assembly CriGri-PICRH-1.0, whole genome shotgun sequence:
- the Ypel5 gene encoding protein yippee-like 5, with product MGRIFLDHIGGTRLFSCANCDTILTNRSELISTRFTGATGRAFLFNKVVNLQYSEVQDRVMLTGRHMVRDVSCKNCNSKLGWIYEFATEDSQRYKEGRVILERALVRESEGFEEHVPSDNS from the exons ATGGGCAGAATCTTCCTTGACCATATCGGTGGTACCCGTCTGTTTTCTTGTGCAAACTGTGACACGATCCTGACCAACCGCTCAGAACTCATCTCCACTCGGTTCACAGGCGCCACTGGTAGAGCATTTCTTTTTAACAAG GTAGTTAACTTGCAATACAGTGAAGTTCAGGATCGGGTCATGCTCACTGGCCGCCACATGGTTCGAGATGTGAGCTGCAAAAACTGCAATAGCAAACTGGGATGGATCTATGAGTTTGCTACTGAAGACAGCCAGCGTTATAAGGAAGGCCGTGTGATTCTGGAACGAGCACTAGTTCGAGAGAGTGAAGGCTTTGAGGAGCATGTACCATCTGATAACTCttga